The proteins below come from a single Treponema phagedenis genomic window:
- a CDS encoding TRAP transporter large permease subunit — protein MKLKLRQILNIIVLTLAGILTVLPLCFYLAGKIINIPFFSDSSNTSHTVFAEQIRLVILSSEGVLTHIVFIFVCFAGIITSADKKQLNIEVFVSKLSEKAQHIVGLAIDGLIITVLVSVFFAAWPNVFAVFDPADNLWGIPIRFIFITLPIMYIGILGIQIARTQKIIPIILGIAIGLFISTGSLASIIYNLFEADIGFLDSVFNYWKSFGSLLFWPLILILIASAFFGTPLYIVLLAIAYLATSVDGGYVDVVPLEGYKILTDTGGIAAIPLFTIAGFILAQGSAGKRLLELVKSSVGWLRGGVVIAAVVVAAFFTTFTGASGVTILALGSILSLILTGSGYDEENAEALITSSGAIGLLFPPSMAIIIFGATNIMKVNIFDLFKGALIPGILLSLSMIVLGIIKDKNKHRVPFSFQALLIAFKESIIELLLPILIIVGYFSGAFNLLQVAAFTVLFSFVMEVWIRKDFDVKKAASIILESVPIAGGVLVIVAAAKGLSFYLIDANVPDMLTGLVQTFVTSKYVFLLLLNILLLIVGCIMDLYSAIMVVSPLIMPIALNFDIHPVHTGVIFLMNLELGFLTPPVGMNLFISSYTFNKPVLQIAKKVLPFLGVQLIILLIVTYIPWFSTVLLQ, from the coding sequence ATGAAATTAAAACTTAGACAAATTTTAAATATAATTGTACTCACTTTGGCAGGAATTCTTACCGTCCTGCCTCTGTGTTTTTATCTTGCCGGAAAGATTATAAACATCCCGTTTTTTTCCGATAGTTCAAACACATCGCATACCGTTTTTGCCGAACAGATACGACTGGTTATCTTGTCGTCGGAAGGCGTATTAACTCATATTGTGTTTATTTTTGTTTGCTTTGCCGGTATTATTACCTCAGCGGATAAAAAACAGCTCAATATAGAAGTTTTTGTTTCAAAGCTCAGTGAAAAAGCTCAGCATATTGTCGGGCTTGCTATTGATGGTTTAATAATCACCGTATTGGTGTCGGTGTTTTTTGCCGCATGGCCGAATGTTTTTGCGGTTTTTGATCCTGCGGATAATCTCTGGGGAATCCCAATACGTTTTATTTTCATTACCTTGCCGATAATGTACATCGGGATTCTCGGTATCCAAATTGCAAGAACTCAAAAGATTATTCCGATCATACTCGGCATTGCGATCGGGTTGTTTATCAGTACGGGATCTCTTGCATCGATTATCTATAATCTTTTTGAAGCGGACATCGGTTTTCTTGATTCCGTTTTTAATTATTGGAAAAGCTTCGGATCGCTGCTGTTTTGGCCGCTTATCCTTATATTGATAGCTTCCGCCTTTTTCGGAACGCCCCTTTATATTGTATTGCTCGCCATTGCATATCTTGCAACCAGTGTTGACGGCGGCTATGTAGATGTTGTGCCGCTTGAAGGATATAAAATTTTAACCGACACGGGCGGAATAGCGGCAATTCCCCTGTTTACCATCGCAGGTTTTATTCTTGCACAAGGAAGTGCCGGCAAACGGCTATTAGAGCTCGTAAAAAGCAGCGTCGGTTGGCTCCGAGGCGGCGTAGTGATTGCGGCGGTGGTAGTTGCGGCATTTTTTACAACCTTTACAGGCGCATCGGGAGTAACCATTCTGGCGCTTGGCAGTATTTTAAGCTTAATTCTTACCGGAAGCGGCTACGACGAAGAAAATGCGGAAGCGCTTATTACCTCATCCGGTGCCATAGGTTTGTTGTTTCCGCCCAGCATGGCGATTATTATTTTCGGTGCAACAAATATTATGAAGGTCAATATCTTTGACCTGTTTAAAGGTGCTTTAATTCCGGGAATTCTTTTATCGCTTTCAATGATTGTGCTCGGCATCATAAAAGACAAAAATAAACATCGCGTACCATTTTCTTTTCAAGCCCTGCTCATTGCCTTCAAGGAAAGCATCATAGAGCTTTTACTGCCCATACTGATTATAGTCGGTTATTTTTCAGGCGCATTCAATCTTTTACAGGTAGCGGCGTTTACCGTTCTCTTTTCTTTTGTGATGGAGGTATGGATTCGTAAAGATTTTGATGTTAAAAAAGCCGCATCGATTATTTTGGAAAGCGTTCCGATAGCCGGCGGCGTTTTAGTCATTGTTGCGGCGGCAAAGGGACTTTCCTTTTACCTCATTGATGCAAATGTCCCCGATATGCTAACCGGATTAGTACAAACTTTTGTTACCTCAAAGTATGTATTTTTACTTTTACTCAATATTCTCTTATTGATCGTGGGATGTATAATGGATTTGTATTCGGCTATCATGGTTGTGTCTCCGTTGATTATGCCGATTGCCTTAAATTTTGACATTCATCCGGTACATACGGGCGTTATATTTTTAATGAACCTTGAGCTCGGCTTTTTAACTCCTCCGGTTGGAATGAACCTGTTTATTTCAAGTTATACATTTAACAAACCTGTTCTACAAATTGCGAAAAAGGTCTTACCGTTTTTAGGAGTACAGCTGATTATACTTTTAATAGTAACATATATCCCTTGGTTCAGTACGGTTTTATTACAATAA
- a CDS encoding TRAP transporter TatT component family protein: protein MKKLLLMLCMISIMSSCSIKKMAFNSISDMMAPHPEKKKNIVSETDPSLVIAGEDDITLAAEFFPTLLKTYELLQLQNPKHRGLTMMTGSLFIMYANAFIQTPAEFLPDNQYEKQNAEYLRAKKFYLRGAKYVLKSLELQYPGFSENILSSDEQKIANALQQCKKFDVESLYWAGAGLLGAFSLEPLDPAITESVLGAVAMLEKATELDPQYNQGAVWDLLTKFYAAAPEPLGGGMEKAKTAYEKLLQFSEGKSASAYVTYARSLCIPQQDTKGFDKALEQALAIDPNADPHNRFITILAQQQAQWLKEHKEDFFIE from the coding sequence ATGAAAAAACTTTTATTAATGCTTTGTATGATCTCTATAATGAGCTCATGTTCGATTAAAAAGATGGCTTTTAATTCTATATCCGATATGATGGCTCCGCATCCGGAAAAGAAGAAAAACATAGTTTCCGAAACCGATCCGTCTTTAGTAATTGCCGGAGAAGATGATATTACACTTGCAGCAGAATTTTTTCCCACTCTTTTGAAAACATATGAGCTGCTGCAGTTACAAAATCCAAAACATAGGGGCTTAACTATGATGACAGGTTCTCTGTTTATCATGTATGCAAATGCCTTTATCCAAACCCCAGCGGAATTTCTTCCCGACAATCAATATGAAAAACAAAATGCGGAATACTTACGCGCAAAAAAATTCTATTTACGCGGTGCCAAATATGTTTTAAAAAGTCTTGAGTTACAATACCCAGGATTTTCGGAAAACATTTTATCGTCCGATGAGCAAAAAATTGCAAATGCGCTACAGCAATGCAAAAAATTTGATGTTGAAAGTTTATATTGGGCAGGAGCGGGACTCCTTGGTGCATTCAGTTTGGAACCGCTTGATCCTGCTATCACCGAGTCTGTTTTAGGTGCGGTTGCCATGCTGGAAAAAGCTACGGAGCTTGATCCTCAATATAACCAGGGAGCTGTTTGGGACTTGCTGACAAAATTTTATGCGGCTGCTCCAGAACCGCTTGGAGGCGGAATGGAAAAAGCGAAGACAGCCTATGAAAAACTCTTGCAATTTTCGGAAGGGAAAAGCGCATCAGCATATGTAACCTATGCCCGTTCCCTCTGTATTCCCCAACAGGATACCAAAGGATTCGATAAAGCGCTGGAACAAGCACTTGCAATTGATCCGAATGCTGATCCGCATAATAGGTTTATAACAATTTTAGCGCAACAACAGGCTCAATGGCTTAAAGAACATAAAGAAGATTTCTTTATTGAATAG
- the dctP gene encoding TRAP transporter substrate-binding protein DctP, with amino-acid sequence MKKRCVLFIFAVFFLSGFVAAEKITLKIATVAPARSPWEIELKKLAQEWNRITKGQVSVRFYNMTVLGGEKAGVQKLRSARPGQPAPMDGAIFSSLGLHELEPKSGIYTLSLPFLIKSQKELDLVLKTYGKDIEDPIANAGFQLITWSNVGWLSFYTKESYRTLKELKSIKLSLSGMDSPILSNSFKVSGFNVKDTPITKFAQALKSGGVSGFLAVHLATWATGFYKDINYALDSRICPIMAGFVISKESWNKIPAQYQAPMLAAAEKARKALNESLDSSDREYVKKMEQAGVKMIRLTPQELTEWQKEFNMNIDQVNKSLPGAFSMPLYKKIQSLLAS; translated from the coding sequence ATGAAAAAACGATGTGTACTTTTTATTTTTGCGGTTTTTTTTCTGAGCGGATTTGTCGCTGCTGAAAAAATTACGTTAAAAATAGCAACCGTGGCTCCTGCCCGCTCCCCGTGGGAAATAGAGCTAAAAAAACTTGCCCAAGAGTGGAATAGAATCACCAAGGGACAGGTTTCGGTACGGTTTTATAACATGACTGTTTTAGGAGGAGAAAAAGCAGGTGTACAAAAACTTCGCTCCGCGCGTCCGGGACAGCCCGCTCCGATGGATGGAGCAATTTTTTCCAGTCTTGGATTACATGAATTGGAACCTAAAAGCGGCATTTATACGCTTTCTCTTCCCTTTCTTATCAAAAGTCAAAAAGAACTGGACCTTGTGCTAAAAACATACGGAAAAGATATTGAAGATCCGATTGCAAATGCGGGTTTCCAGCTCATTACATGGTCAAATGTCGGCTGGCTTTCTTTTTACACAAAAGAATCATACCGAACTTTGAAGGAATTAAAAAGCATCAAGCTTTCTCTTTCCGGCATGGATAGCCCGATTTTAAGTAATAGCTTTAAGGTAAGCGGTTTTAATGTAAAAGATACGCCTATTACAAAATTTGCTCAAGCGTTAAAAAGCGGCGGTGTAAGTGGTTTTCTTGCAGTGCATTTAGCCACTTGGGCTACCGGTTTTTATAAAGATATAAACTATGCTCTTGATTCAAGAATATGCCCGATTATGGCGGGTTTTGTTATTTCCAAAGAATCATGGAATAAAATACCGGCACAATATCAGGCACCGATGCTTGCCGCAGCGGAAAAAGCCCGTAAAGCATTGAATGAATCGCTTGACTCTTCTGACAGAGAATATGTCAAGAAAATGGAACAAGCCGGGGTAAAGATGATTAGACTGACTCCGCAGGAGCTTACGGAATGGCAAAAGGAATTCAATATGAATATTGATCAGGTAAACAAATCGCTTCCGGGCGCTTTCAGCATGCCTTTGTATAAGAAAATTCAAAGCTTACTGGCTTCTTAG